One segment of Ricinus communis isolate WT05 ecotype wild-type chromosome 8, ASM1957865v1, whole genome shotgun sequence DNA contains the following:
- the LOC8279612 gene encoding protein GAMETE CELL DEFECTIVE 1, mitochondrial: MQNIHRVISRFSTANAVRLVTEKSKPSFGNDTRGPNNVIGAYHFINTRVFSAKSGGDGGNEGEDDWGGAVGGSFSASGNEGKDDWGSVVGGSFGESGSDDLGWDSASSWSTGMTKDHFDGQLVGQQTDSSSNVGGGLNASETALVSSLQEIDDKMRELEAENKKAKAFVDGWGEKMREMSVLLKQVREPGARGSYLKDSEKAEMYRLHKENPEVYTVERLAKDYRIMRQRVHAILWLKELEEEEEKKLGHPLDDSVELLLDTCPEFFKSHDQEFHVASLPYKPDFKVMPEGWDGTIKDLDEVHYEISMKEDEMLYQEFVQKMNFNKMKMAGQVKCHKYSRRRSSEGWNFTVEKMGSRGKRGGGGGWKFVSLPDGSSRPLNETEKMYVRRETPRRRRKILP; this comes from the exons atgcaaaatatTCATAGGGTTATATCGCGTTTTTCGACTGCAAATGCTGTGAGATTAGTGACAGAAAAAAGTAAACCCAGTTTTGGAAATGATACAAGGGGACCAAATAATGTAATTGGAgcttatcattttattaacaCACGGGTTTTTTCAGCTAAGTCAGGTGGTGATGGTGGAAATGAAGGGGAAGATGATTGGGGGGGTGCAGTGGGGGGATCTTTCAGTGCGAGTGGAAATGAAGGGAAAGATGATTGGGGGAGTGTGGTGGGGGGATCTTTTGGGGAGAGTGGTTCTGATGATTTGGGTTGGGATTCTGCTTCATCATGGTCGACTGGAATGACTAAGGATCATTTTGATGGACAGTTAGTTGGTCAGCAGACAGATTCTAGCTCTAATGTTGGTGGTGGGTTAAATGCTTCTGAGACTGCATTGGTCTCGAGTTTGCAAGAGATTGATGATAAGATGAGAGAACTTGAGGCGGAGAACAAGAAGGCCAAGGCTTTTGTGGATGGATGGGGTGAGAAGATGCGTGAGATGAGTGTGCTGTTGAAACAAGTAAGGGAGCCTGGTGCTAGAGGATCTTATCTGAAGGACTCGGAGAAGGCTGAGATGTACCGCTTGCATAAGGAGAATCCTGAAGTCTACACTGTTGAGAGGCTTGCTAAGGACTATAGGATTATGAGGCAGCGGGTGCATGCTATTCTTTGGCTGAAAGAACTTGAGGAGGAAGAGGAGAAAAAACTTGGTCATCCCTTGGACGACTCTGTTGAGCTCTTGCTTGATACTTGCCCGGA ATTTTTTAAATCTCATGACCAAGAATTTCATGTAGCATCCCTTCCTTACAAGCCTGATTTCAAGGTGATGCCAGAGGGTTGGGATGGTACCATCAAAGACCTGGATGAAGTCCACTATGAGATATCCATGAAAGAGGATGAAATGCTGTATCAAGAATTTGTCCAGAAGATGAACTTCAACAAAATGAAG ATGGCAGGGCAGGTAAAATGCCACAAGTACAGTAGGAGACGATCTTCTGAGGGTTGGAACTTTACAGTGGAAAAAATGGGATCACGAGGGAAGCGTGGAGGTGGTGGTGGGTGGAAGTTTGTAAGCTTGCCAGATGGATCCAGCCGACCACTGAATGAGACAGAGAAAATGTATGTTAGACGAGAGACTCCCCGCCGCAGACGCAAGATTCTTCCTTGA
- the LOC8279615 gene encoding vacuolar iron transporter homolog 2, with product MAAIQGPSSQPSALKLTQPPNTCSDPENQANQALEVEVFDYSKRAQWLRAAVLGANDGLLSTASIMMGVGAVRKDPKTMILTGIASLVAGACSMAIGEFVSVYSQYDTEMAQIEREIESRTIQPIDVEARKKDLPNPLQAAGASAFAFAAGAAIPLLGAAFVKEYAARVWVVIGLASLALLGFGWLSAVLGHAPVVKSSLRVLVGGWLAMGITFGVTKAIGITGI from the coding sequence ATGGCAGCCATTCAAGGACCAAGTAGCCAGCCCTCTGCCCTTAAACTAACCCAGCCACCAAACACTTGTAGCGATCCCGAAAACCAAGCAAATCAAGCACTAGAAGTGGAAGTGTTCGACTATTCCAAAAGAGCACAGTGGCTTCGAGCTGCTGTGCTCGGTGCAAATGATGGTTTGCTTTCTACTGCATCTATAATGATGGGAGTTGGAGCTGTCCGTAAAGATCCCAAGACCATGATCCTTACAGGTATTGCCAGTTTAGTTGCCGGTGCCTGTAGTATGGCCATTGGAGAATTTGTCTCTGTCTATTCACAATATGACACAGAAATGGCTCAAATTGAAAGAGAGATCGAGTCTAGAACCATACAACCCATTGATGTTGAGGCAAGGAAAAAGGATTTGCCAAACCCATTACAGGCGGCCGGAGCTTCAGCCTTTGCATTTGCTGCAGGGGCAGCGATACCACTGCTTGGGGCAGCTTTCGTGAAGGAATATGCAGCGAGGGTTTGGGTAGTGATAGGTTTGGCTAGTCTTGCTTTATTAGGGTTTGGATGGTTAAGTGCAGTGTTAGGGCATGCACCTGTGGTTAAGTCATCTTTGAGGGTGTTGGTTGGTGGATGGTTGGCCATGGGTATAACTTTTGGAGTAACCAAAGCTATTGGCATCACTGGAATTTGA